The nucleotide sequence GCCATAAGCAGATTCAGTATTTCCAATTAACGCCATTGCCCGACTAGCATCTGGAGTCCAAATCAAAGTTCGTTTTGTCTTATCATTAACTGGTATGAAAACTCGCTTACCAGCTTTAATGCGATTAAAGATCATAGAATTAGTAATGCTTTTGGTGTTATCTGGGCCGTAAAACTCCGGTGCTCGACAAATGACAATTGGTAAGTCTCCTTTCTTTATTTCATCTATTAGTCGTTTAGCCATCTTGGCCCTTACCGTTGACTTGCGTCCTTCATGAAGTAAAGGACTGGATTCAGTCTGTGGCGTATCGTTTTTAGGGTACATATAGGTATTATCGAAAAAAACTAGTTTACTGTGAGCCTGCTTACTAGCGTTGATGATATTATCTAGCATAACTAAAAATTGTTGTTCCCACATATCTGAATTCATTGGCAATCCTGCAGTAAAGTAAACGATATCACTACCCGCTACCGCAGCTAACGTTTCATCATAGTCTAGCAAGTTAGCAGCAACCGTCTGGTCACTTGGGTGTATCCGCTTAGGATTTCGACTAACTAGTCGTAATTCTTGAGTGTAATTTTTATATAATTCTTCGGCCAACTCGTGACCGATTTGACCGTTGCTTCCTAAAATGGTTTGCATAAAGTTTCCTCTGCTTTCGTTTAATGGTTTAATCTTTTGAACAGTTAATTCAAAAAAATATTATTTTACTTCTTTAATCAACAAGTTAGCAACTGAACGTGCTGAAAATGGATTCTGACCTGTAATCAAATGCCCATCTTGAACTGCAAAATCCTTATATGCACGTTTCTGCTTGAACTTAGCTCCACGTTTTTCGGCCTCTTCTTTATTAAAGAACGGGACAACCGACTTTTTACCAGCAATAATTTCTTCAGACAAGGTGAAACCTGTGATTGTTTTTCCGGAGATCAGATAATTATTACTATCATCTTTAATATTTAATAATCCAGCTATTCCATGGCAGACTGAAGTCACATAACCATTTTGCTGATAAATGGCCATTGCAATTGATTGTAGTTCCTTATTATCAGGAAAATCCCACATCACTCCATGGCCACCAGCATAGTAAATGGCAAAGTAATCCTCAGGATTAACCTCACTGGGATTAAGCGTTTTGCTAAGGGCACGATTTTTAAAATCAGGGGTTTCATAAAACTCCATAATCGATTCATCAACGTATTTCATACTGCGAGGGTCTAAAGGAACAAAACCACCCTTAGGGCTGACATAGTCCACACTGATGCCGACTTTTTGAAGTTCCTTAGCAAATTCTGTCGATTCACCAAGCCAAAGGCCTGTTGCATCATGTGTCCCAGCATACCTAGTAATATTTGTTTCAACAATTAGGACTTTTTTCATTCTCGACCACTCTCCTTAATGATTTTCTTAACACTACTAATCATGTCCTGTAATTGATTTATTTGGCTCAAATCATGTGACAAATAATAATAGTTTCTAGTCCCTTCACTTCGGCGTTCAATAAGATGAGCCTGCATTAAAATCTTAATGTGGTGTGAAATAGCTGGTCGTGAAAGGTCAGTTGCATCTGTTAAATCTGTCACCCTCAATCCTTCAACACCGTTCTCTGCCGACATTAATTCAATCAAAATTGCCTGTCGCTTTTCATCACCCAATGCAACCAAAAAGTCACTGAGATCGGTCAATTGAGTTTTTATTCCACTTAAATCTTGCATAGTTATCGTCCTTTGGTTTAATATTTTAAACCATTAAACCATTGATTTTTATGTTTGTCAATTAGATTGAAGAATCGCTGGTAAAACAAAAGCCCCCGTTTGGGATTACTCCCGAACAGAGGCTAACTACAATCATTTAATATCAAACCAAATTAAAATTTTCCACTTTGGTTGTACCAGCTGAACAATTAGCATGGTAAAGGAGTTAGATGAGTAAAAATTTAGGCTAAAAAAATTGATTGTTGTTCTTGATGTCATTTTTGCAATTAAAGATAAAAAAAGAGATGAAGGTCATTCGACCCTCATCTCTTTTAAATTCATAATTCAAATTTGATTTACATCAAATTATCGTCAAAAATTATTTTTTAAGACCAGTCCATTTCCAACCAGTGAACTCTTCAATATCATGACCTTCGTCACGAGTAACCTTGAAGTGCTTAGCAAGAATGTCGTCCATCTTCTTATCGAAGTCAGCACCGGCAGCTTTGTCGATAACACCTTTGTCCATAAGAACTTGAACAGCGTCTTTAGCTTGGTTGAAACGATCCAACTTAGAATATACACGCATATCGTATGCAGTAGTAATATCACCATCTTCACGGTAACCGTGAACATGAAGACCTAAGTGTTGACGTTCGTAGAAGATTGATTCGATTAAGTCTTCGAAACCATGGAAACCAAATACAACTGGTGTACCTGATTCGCCGAAGAACTTAGTGAATTCTGCGTCTGATAATTCACGTTCGTCGTTAAGAGGTCCGTTCTTCTTTTGAAGAC is from Lentilactobacillus curieae and encodes:
- a CDS encoding type 1 glutamine amidotransferase domain-containing protein, translating into MKKVLIVETNITRYAGTHDATGLWLGESTEFAKELQKVGISVDYVSPKGGFVPLDPRSMKYVDESIMEFYETPDFKNRALSKTLNPSEVNPEDYFAIYYAGGHGVMWDFPDNKELQSIAMAIYQQNGYVTSVCHGIAGLLNIKDDSNNYLISGKTITGFTLSEEIIAGKKSVVPFFNKEEAEKRGAKFKQKRAYKDFAVQDGHLITGQNPFSARSVANLLIKEVK
- a CDS encoding ArsR/SmtB family transcription factor — protein: MQDLSGIKTQLTDLSDFLVALGDEKRQAILIELMSAENGVEGLRVTDLTDATDLSRPAISHHIKILMQAHLIERRSEGTRNYYYLSHDLSQINQLQDMISSVKKIIKESGRE
- a CDS encoding NAD-dependent epimerase/dehydratase family protein, with product MQTILGSNGQIGHELAEELYKNYTQELRLVSRNPKRIHPSDQTVAANLLDYDETLAAVAGSDIVYFTAGLPMNSDMWEQQFLVMLDNIINASKQAHSKLVFFDNTYMYPKNDTPQTESSPLLHEGRKSTVRAKMAKRLIDEIKKGDLPIVICRAPEFYGPDNTKSITNSMIFNRIKAGKRVFIPVNDKTKRTLIWTPDASRAMALIGNTESAYGQTWHLPTTKGITYQEMLKISEQVLGKPIKYSVIKLWMFKLGSLFNPALKESMELLPRYRVDNVFLSNKFKTKFPKFDVTSFEAGITQILDN